The following proteins come from a genomic window of Megalops cyprinoides isolate fMegCyp1 chromosome 6, fMegCyp1.pri, whole genome shotgun sequence:
- the LOC118779609 gene encoding uncharacterized protein C20orf85 homolog — translation MAVTKTSGNPCNLVDQDQIWKVHVNVELESAKAWPAKWGFLTESYKEAMQESNKAKEKIVQLELPQHLKTRPPTPPEKYIKVGPSPPVPQTTQAFIGWRSAVPELQLERYGRVKCGKRSFLKEMGWVLDACS, via the exons ATGGCTGTAACCAAAACATCAGGAAACCCATGCAACCTTGTGGATCAGGATCAGATATG GAAAGTTCACGTTAACGTTGAACTGGAATCAGCCAAAGCCTGGCCAGCTAAGTGGGGCTTTCTGACAGAATCATACAAAGAG GCAATGCAGGAAAGCAACAAAGCTAAAGAGAAGATTGTGCAATTGGAGCTACCCCAACATCTGAAGACAcggccccccaccccacctgaGAAATACATAAAG GTGGGGCCTTCTCCCCCTGTTCCGCAGACGACGCAGGCTTTCATTGGCTGGAGGTCTGCTGTgccagagctgcagctggagcggTACGGAAGAGTGAAATGTGGAAAGAGGAGCTTCCTGAAGGAGATGGGCTGGGTCCTGGACGCCTGCAGCTGA